From the genome of Nicotiana sylvestris chromosome 2, ASM39365v2, whole genome shotgun sequence, one region includes:
- the LOC104227304 gene encoding probable carboxylesterase 16 produces MPSVAVKLYSVFFKFMLKHRLQNRTNAGGSSYGVTSRPDEESIAAPNPVFTDGVATKDLHIDPTTAVSIRIFLPETCLGSPDSDLRAQSKSRVKPSTRLPDSGSDPRRNSYGAATTDNVTDTHYKNGHSFNHRRNSYGCNADDLALKSENGVYRGYSPASKKCRKLPVMLQFHGGGFVSGSNDSTSNDFFCRRIAKLCDVIVIAVGYRLAPEDRYPAAFEDGLKVLHWLAKQANLAECSKSLGNRRGGGGDMKKSDSHGHIADAFGASMAEPWLAAHGDPSRCVLLGVSCGGNIADYVARKAVEAGKLLDPVKVVAQVLMYPFFIGNVPTHSEIKLANSYFYDKAMCILAWKLFLPEGEFDLDHPAANPLVPGRGGPPLKRMPPTLTIVAEHDWMRDRAIAYSEELRKVNVDAPVLEYKDAVHEFATLDMLLKTPQSQACAEDTAIWVKKYISLRGHEFSY; encoded by the exons ATGCCAAGCGTGGCTGTGAAATTATACAGTGTGTTCTTCAAATTCATGTTAAAGCATCGGTTGCAAAACCGAACCAATGCCGGCGGAAGTTCTTACGGCGTCACATCGCGGCCCGATGAGGAATCAATTGCAGCTCCAAATCCTGTTTTCACCGACGGCGTTGCCACCAAGGACCTACATATAGATCCCACCACCGCCGTTTCTATCCGAATCTTCCTTCCCGAGACTTGTCTCGGCTCGCCCGATTCCGATTTAAGGGCACAATCTAAATCTAGGGTTAAGCCTTCCACTAGATTACCTGATTCAGGATCTGATCCACGTCGAAACAGCTATGGTGCTGCTACCACTGATAATGTAACCGATACGCATTATAAAAATGGCCATAGTTTCAATCATAGGAGGAATAGCTATGGATGTAATGCGGATGATCTTGCTTTGAAATCTGAAAATGGGGTTTATAGAGGATATTCTCCAGCTAGTAAAAAGTGTAGAAAGTTGCCTGTGATGTTACAGTTTCACGGTGGGGGATTTGTGAGTGGGAGTAATGACTCGACTTCGAATGATTTCTTCTGTAGAAGAATCGCGAAGCTCTGTGATGTTATTGTAATAGCAGTTGGATACAGGCTAGCGCCTGAGGATCGGTACCCAGCAGCGTTTGAGGATGGGTTGAAGGTGCTACATTGGCTGGCGAAGCAGGCTAATTTGGCTGAATGTAGTAAGTCGTTGGGGAACAGACGTGGTGGAGGTGGGGATATGAAGAAATCTGATAGTCACGGGCACATAGCGGATGCCTTTGGAGCATCAATGGCGGAGCCTTGGTTGGCTGCTCATGGAGATCCGTCGAG GTGTGTTCTCCTTGGAGTGAGTTGTGGAGGAAATATAGCTGATTATGTAGCCCGGAAGGCAGTAGAAGCAGGTAAGCTTTTGGATCCAGTGAAGGTGGTGGCACAGGTCTTGATGTATCCTTTTTTCATTGGAAATGTTCCAACTCATTCCGAGATAAAGCTAGCAAATTCCTATTTCTATGACAAGGCTATGTGCATACTTGCCTGGAAATTATTTTTACCTGAAGGAGAGTTTGACTTGGATCACCCTGCTGCTAACCCACTAGTTCCTGGGAGAGGAGGACCTCCATTAAAGCGAATGCCCCCAACTTTAACAATTGTAGCAGAGCATGACTGGATGAGAGATCGGGCTATTGCTTATTCAGAAGAACTCCGGAAAGTAAATGTTGATGCTCCTGTTCTTGAGTACAAGGATGCTGTTCATGAGTTTGCTACTCTTGACATGCTTCTCAAGACCCCTCAGTCTCAGGCTTGTGCTGAGGACACTGCTATCTGGGTTAAGAAGTACATTTCACTTCGAGGTCATGAGTTTTCGTATTGA